A region from the Thermus hydrothermalis genome encodes:
- the guaA gene encoding glutamine-hydrolyzing GMP synthase, producing the protein MVLVLDFGSQYTRLIARRLRELRAFSLILPGTTPLEEILQYKPQALILSGGPKSVFDPEAPRPDPRLFGLGLPTLGICYGMQLLAQELGGKVERAGRAEYGKALLTRYEGPLFRGLSGEVQVWMSHQDAVTELPPGWRVSAATEENPVAAMEGPDGKTFAVQFHPEVAHTPKGMQILENFLEIAGVPRDWTPEHVLESLLKEVRERVGQERVLLAVSGGVDSSTLALLLAKAGVDHLAVFVDHGLLRLGEREEVEGALRALGVNLLVVEAKGRFLQALKGVEDPEAKRKIIGREFVAVFSEVAREKGPFRFLAQGTLYPDVIESAGGHGAAKIKSHHNVGGLPEDLEFALLEPFRLLFKDEVRELALLLGLPDPIRLRHPFPGPGLAVRILGEVTEERLEILRQADDLFTSLLKEWGLYGQVAQALAVLTPLRSVGVAGDERKYGYVLALRAVTTEDFMTADWARLPLEFLDEVARRITRRVPEVGRVVYDITSKPPATIEWE; encoded by the coding sequence GTGGTCCTGGTCCTGGACTTCGGCTCCCAGTACACAAGGCTCATCGCCCGGAGGCTTCGGGAACTCCGGGCCTTTTCCCTCATCCTCCCGGGGACCACCCCCTTGGAGGAAATCCTCCAATATAAGCCCCAGGCCCTCATCCTCTCCGGGGGGCCCAAGAGCGTCTTTGACCCCGAGGCCCCCCGCCCCGACCCCCGCCTCTTCGGGCTCGGCCTCCCCACCTTGGGCATCTGCTACGGGATGCAACTCCTCGCCCAGGAGCTCGGGGGCAAGGTGGAGCGCGCAGGCCGGGCGGAGTACGGCAAGGCCCTCCTCACCCGCTACGAGGGCCCCCTCTTCCGGGGGCTTTCCGGGGAGGTCCAGGTCTGGATGAGCCACCAAGACGCCGTCACCGAGCTTCCCCCCGGGTGGCGGGTTTCCGCCGCCACGGAGGAAAACCCCGTGGCCGCCATGGAGGGGCCGGACGGCAAGACCTTCGCCGTGCAGTTCCACCCCGAGGTGGCCCACACCCCCAAGGGGATGCAGATTTTGGAGAATTTCCTGGAGATAGCCGGCGTCCCCCGGGACTGGACCCCGGAGCACGTGCTGGAAAGCCTCCTCAAAGAGGTGCGGGAACGGGTGGGGCAGGAACGGGTCCTCCTGGCGGTCTCCGGGGGGGTGGACTCCAGCACCCTGGCCCTCCTCCTGGCCAAGGCCGGGGTGGACCACCTGGCGGTCTTCGTGGACCACGGGCTTTTGCGCCTCGGGGAGCGAGAGGAGGTGGAAGGGGCCCTGAGGGCCCTTGGGGTGAACCTCCTGGTGGTGGAGGCCAAGGGGCGCTTCCTTCAGGCCCTAAAGGGCGTGGAAGACCCCGAGGCGAAGCGGAAGATCATCGGGCGGGAGTTCGTGGCGGTCTTCTCGGAGGTGGCCCGGGAAAAGGGGCCCTTCCGCTTCCTGGCGCAAGGCACCCTGTACCCCGACGTGATCGAATCGGCGGGGGGGCACGGGGCCGCCAAGATCAAAAGCCACCACAACGTGGGCGGCCTTCCCGAGGACCTGGAGTTTGCGCTTTTAGAGCCCTTCCGCCTCCTCTTCAAGGACGAGGTGCGGGAGCTCGCCCTCCTCCTCGGCCTGCCCGACCCCATCCGCCTGCGCCACCCCTTCCCGGGGCCAGGCCTTGCCGTGCGCATCCTGGGGGAGGTGACCGAGGAGCGCCTGGAGATCCTCCGCCAAGCGGACGACCTCTTCACGAGCCTCCTCAAGGAGTGGGGGCTTTACGGCCAGGTGGCCCAGGCCCTGGCCGTCCTCACCCCCCTAAGGAGCGTGGGGGTGGCGGGGGACGAGCGGAAGTACGGGTACGTCCTGGCCCTCAGGGCCGTGACCACGGAGGACTTCATGACCGCCGACTGGGCCAGGCTTCCCTTGGAGTTTCTGGACGAGGTGGCCCGGCGCATCACCCGCAGGGTCCCCGAGGTGGGCCGGGTGGTCTACGACATCACCTCCAAGCCCCCCGCCACCATAGAGTGGGAGTGA
- a CDS encoding VOC family protein, whose amino-acid sequence MEVLETSVYARDLEKARAFYEGVLGLPCFQYKPPRHAFFRAGRGVFLVFNPEHTEKDPLLPPHGARGSVHVAFRVAEEELPLWEAKLKSLGFPVWWAEWPKGKSLYTRDPEGNLVELAPAGIWGL is encoded by the coding sequence GTGGAAGTCCTGGAAACCTCGGTCTACGCCCGGGACCTGGAAAAGGCGCGGGCCTTTTACGAAGGGGTCTTGGGCCTGCCCTGCTTCCAGTACAAGCCCCCCCGCCACGCCTTCTTCCGCGCCGGGCGGGGAGTATTCCTCGTGTTCAACCCCGAGCACACGGAAAAAGACCCCCTCCTTCCCCCCCACGGGGCCCGGGGGAGCGTCCACGTGGCCTTCCGGGTGGCGGAGGAGGAGCTTCCCCTCTGGGAAGCGAAGCTCAAGAGCCTGGGCTTTCCCGTCTGGTGGGCGGAGTGGCCCAAGGGAAAAAGCCTTTACACCCGCGACCCCGAGGGGAACCTGGTGGAGCTCGCCCCCGCCGGGATCTGGGGGCTTTAG
- a CDS encoding glutamine synthetase/cystathionine beta-lyase binding protein translates to MPTFIVLSTLTDDGAETLVKNPERIKEVNQELERDFGVKVVAQYAVLGPYDFVNIVEAEDAASVARAMLHLASRGSVKTTTLEAIPVAELIARLK, encoded by the coding sequence ATGCCCACCTTTATCGTGCTCAGCACCCTCACGGATGACGGCGCGGAAACCCTGGTGAAAAACCCCGAGCGCATCAAGGAGGTGAACCAGGAGCTAGAAAGGGACTTCGGGGTGAAGGTGGTGGCCCAGTACGCTGTCCTTGGCCCCTATGACTTCGTGAACATCGTGGAGGCGGAGGACGCCGCCAGCGTGGCCCGGGCCATGCTCCACCTGGCCTCCCGGGGAAGCGTGAAGACCACCACCCTCGAGGCCATCCCCGTGGCCGAACTCATCGCCCGGCTCAAATAG
- the hemB gene encoding porphobilinogen synthase produces MERPRRLRSPLLRPLVAEVELSPRHLILPLFVKAEGEREEVASMPGVFRHPLKDLPRLGEEALKAGLGGVILFGVLPEGEKDPLGHGAYAEEGVVQRAIRLLKRELPELLVIADTCLCEYTSHGHCGVVREGPLGFYVDNDATLELLAKTALSQAQAGADVVAPSAMMDGQVRAIRKALDEGGFAHVPILSYAVKYASAFYGPFREAAASAPEFGDRSGYQMDPRAGLWDALREAGLDDQEGADLLMVKPALPYLDVLAALKGRFAKPLFAYQVSGEYAMLKLSALQGHLDERRAVLETLYAIRRAGAQGILTYYALEAARWLREG; encoded by the coding sequence GGAGCGCCCTAGAAGGCTGCGTTCACCCCTCCTGCGCCCCCTGGTGGCCGAGGTGGAGCTTTCCCCCCGCCACCTCATCCTCCCCCTTTTCGTGAAGGCGGAAGGGGAACGGGAGGAGGTGGCCTCCATGCCCGGGGTCTTTCGCCATCCCCTAAAGGACCTTCCCCGCCTGGGCGAGGAGGCCCTGAAGGCGGGGCTTGGCGGGGTCATCCTCTTCGGCGTCCTGCCCGAGGGGGAAAAGGACCCCCTGGGCCACGGGGCCTACGCCGAGGAGGGGGTGGTGCAACGGGCCATCCGCCTTCTGAAGCGGGAACTCCCCGAGCTCCTCGTCATCGCCGACACCTGCCTTTGCGAGTACACGAGCCACGGCCACTGCGGGGTGGTGCGGGAGGGCCCCTTGGGCTTTTACGTGGACAACGACGCCACCTTAGAGCTTTTGGCCAAGACCGCCCTCTCCCAGGCCCAGGCGGGGGCGGACGTGGTGGCCCCAAGCGCCATGATGGACGGCCAGGTGCGGGCCATCCGCAAGGCCTTGGACGAGGGGGGCTTCGCCCACGTGCCCATCCTCTCCTATGCGGTGAAGTACGCCTCCGCCTTCTACGGGCCTTTTCGGGAGGCGGCGGCGAGCGCTCCGGAGTTCGGGGACCGCTCGGGCTACCAGATGGACCCCAGGGCGGGGCTTTGGGACGCCCTAAGGGAGGCGGGCCTGGACGACCAGGAGGGGGCGGACCTCCTCATGGTGAAGCCCGCCCTGCCCTACCTGGACGTGCTTGCCGCCTTGAAGGGGCGCTTCGCCAAGCCCCTTTTCGCCTACCAGGTCTCCGGGGAGTACGCCATGCTGAAGCTTTCCGCCCTCCAGGGCCACCTGGACGAGCGGCGGGCGGTCTTGGAAACCCTTTACGCCATCCGCCGGGCGGGGGCCCAGGGCATCCTCACCTACTACGCCCTCGAGGCCGCCCGTTGGCTTAGGGAGGGCTAA